TTCGGCCATCCGCCTGGTCTAACAGAACATCCTCCCGCGCCGAGAGCACCGCTTCCCGAAGGGGCATCTGCCTTTCGGGCAACGGCAACGCCACGCCGGAAGGGTATTTTATTTCCTTCCGTCCGCTATGTGCGTCCGCCATTGCGCAGATGGCCTGCAGCAATTTTTCTATATCATCCGCGTCATCCACCATCGTCGTGATCGCCACCACGTGATCGCGGTCGGCCATCTCCATTTGGATGCCAAAATGCGCCCTCAGCCATTGGTCCGCTGCATAACCGGTCATCCCCAGTTCCTTTACGGATAAGACCAGCCGGGTAGGATCCTGGCAAAAGACGCCCGCCCGTCCCACAAGGCTCGGACAGGATATCCCCTCTACCTGCGAAACGGACGCTCTAAACTTTTGGAGTGTTTCCATCAGAACGCACAGGCGCGCGCTCCCCTGCATTGCAGCCGTTCGCCGGGCTATATCCAGCGACGCCATAATCAGATAATTGGGGCTGGAGCTCCCCCCCAGCGCCATGGCCCGCCGTACCTGCGCCGGATTGATCTCTTGCGTTGTGTGTAAGACTGCCCCCTGCGTTAAGGCCGACAGGGTCTTATGCGCCGAATCCACCCACATGTCCGCCCCGGCAGCGCCTGCGCTCATCGGCAGCGCAGGGTGAAAGGCAAAGTGGGAACCATGCGCCTCGTCCACCAACAGGCTAAGGTTCGCCGCATGGGCGACCTGTGCGATCTGCTCGATATCGGCACAAAGGCCATAATAATTGGGGTAAGTGATAAAAACAGCCTTAGCCTCAGGGTGTAGCCGGATGGCATGCGCCAGCGTTTCTACCGCTATAACGCCCGGCAGGCCGGATACGCTATCGCTGCCCACCGGCAGCCAGACCGGTTCAAGCCCCAGCAGTGCCATCGCATCGATCGCGCTGCGGTGTGCGTCCCGGCCCACTAGAACATGGTCGCCCTGGCGCAGCGTTACCGCCAGCATCGCGAATATCCCCAGCGAAGCGCCTCCTGTGGAAAAGAAGCTATGCCCCGCCCCGAACGCCTGTGCCGCCAGAGCCTCAGCCTGCGCAATGGGGCCTTCGCCGGCATATAAGTCGCCTGTTCCCGGCACCTCGGTTACATCCCACGCCAAAGGAAAAGCCTGCAGCGCTCCGTCACCCTTCCCCTTATGC
Above is a genomic segment from Luoshenia tenuis containing:
- a CDS encoding aminotransferase class I/II-fold pyridoxal phosphate-dependent enzyme produces the protein MEQDRLPLCEALERYAGQASVRLHMPGHKGKGDGALQAFPLAWDVTEVPGTGDLYAGEGPIAQAEALAAQAFGAGHSFFSTGGASLGIFAMLAVTLRQGDHVLVGRDAHRSAIDAMALLGLEPVWLPVGSDSVSGLPGVIAVETLAHAIRLHPEAKAVFITYPNYYGLCADIEQIAQVAHAANLSLLVDEAHGSHFAFHPALPMSAGAAGADMWVDSAHKTLSALTQGAVLHTTQEINPAQVRRAMALGGSSSPNYLIMASLDIARRTAAMQGSARLCVLMETLQKFRASVSQVEGISCPSLVGRAGVFCQDPTRLVLSVKELGMTGYAADQWLRAHFGIQMEMADRDHVVAITTMVDDADDIEKLLQAICAMADAHSGRKEIKYPSGVALPLPERQMPLREAVLSAREDVLLDQADGRIAAASFGAYPPGIPAVCPGEGITREIIMGLLEQQRQGARLFGVAEQKIAVVKI